GCCACGTGTCGGCTACACGTTCGTCGGCAAACGAAACTCATCCCTGCTTCGGGAAAAATTGGATTCATTGACGGTCGGCGACTTCATGTCGTCCGCGAAAGTCGTCAGTGACGAGATGACGGTGTATGACGCCGTCGTGACCTTGTTTTTAGAAGACGTCGGTTCGCTGTTCGTCGTCGGCAAGGACAACGAGCTCGTCGGTGTCTTGTCACGTAAAGACTTACTTCGGGCCGCCATCGGCAATCAAGACTTGGATCAATTGCCGGTCAACGTCATCATGACCCGCATGCCGAACATCACGGTGTGCGAGAAGAGTGAGACGTTGATTCGGGCCGGGATGAAGCTGATCGAGAAACAAATCGATGCCATGCCAGTCGTCGAAGAGAAAGACGGCAAGCTGATCGTGCTCGGTCGCATGACGAAGACGAACATGACGAAAGTATTGATCGCACTCGCCAACGATGAGTCGTTCTGAGGAGGAATCTGGTTTGACACTGACACAAAAACAACTCGTATTTGTCGTGAGCGATTCGGTCGGGGAGACGTGTGAACTCGTCGTCCGCGCCGCGAGCATCCAGTTCCACGAGAATGCGATTGAGACGCTTAGAATTCCGTTCGTGGAAGATGAACAG
This sequence is a window from Exiguobacterium mexicanum. Protein-coding genes within it:
- a CDS encoding helix-turn-helix transcriptional regulator, with product MQLNERQQKIVEIVRVNGPITGEQIAQELSLTRATLRPDLAILTMTGILEARPRVGYTFVGKRNSSLLREKLDSLTVGDFMSSAKVVSDEMTVYDAVVTLFLEDVGSLFVVGKDNELVGVLSRKDLLRAAIGNQDLDQLPVNVIMTRMPNITVCEKSETLIRAGMKLIEKQIDAMPVVEEKDGKLIVLGRMTKTNMTKVLIALANDESF